A single window of Coffea eugenioides isolate CCC68of chromosome 7, Ceug_1.0, whole genome shotgun sequence DNA harbors:
- the LOC113778464 gene encoding uncharacterized protein LOC113778464, with translation MSSLSHSSSTCSFWSTLLHSLLLLAWFCSSAFLQVSNAASPSVNVANVSQVEDAAYFHLYYGNSFKVIKNGLDGQSYLLIQKNTRMAARTKYCTPRIRSFIIPLSNYSVDTVLFPVSFFELLGLLGNLKGITSDLVASPCVLKLHSEGQVGVVNKTEPGQLSQFAAYFISDTDQAQSCNYATFVPLVEDAPLQRAEWIKYLGVFSNLETRANRVYDMIKENYICLSRAAANKTASFKPTVAWMEFNDGVWSFTKETYKLKYVQDAGGANIDDSINKVTYNISIPDDLEEFYAILCTVDVVIDETYVPDPDAYMLSTFLQNTNLEDKSCFAFLANQSLWRFDKRIQKSSVLVQDWYDGAVSQPQLVLADLIEALSPSGNYTTTYIRNVAKGEGVINISPDMCQRESSTAMDPVVIPC, from the exons ATGTCTTCACTGTCACACTCTTCTTCAACTTGTTCTTTCTGGAGTACTTTACTGCATTCCTTGTTGCTCTTGGCTTGGTTCTGTTCTTCTGCATTTCTTCAAGTTTCGAATGCTGCAAGTCCTAGTGTCAATGTCGCCAATGTCTCCCAGGTGGAGGATGCTGCATACTTTCATCTATATTATGGCAACAGTTTCAAAGTCATCAAGAACGGATTAGATGGCCAGAGTTATCTTCTCATTCAG AAAAATACAAGGATGGCAGCTAGAACAAAATATTGCACGCCCAGAATAAGATCATTCATCATCCCATTGTCAAACTATTCAGTCGATACTGTACTTTTTCCAG TTTCTTTCTTTGAG CTTCTTGGTTTACTAGGTAATTTGAAGGGTATAACATCAGACTTGGTAGCTTCACCGTGTGTACTGAAATTACATAGTGAGGGACAAGTTGGGGTGGTTAACAAGACTGAGCCAGGGCAGCTTTCTCAATTTGCAGCTTATTTCATTAGTGATACTGATCAAGCACAATCCTGCAACTATGCAACATTTGTCCCACTTGTTGAAGATGCACCTCTACAG AGGGCAGAATGGATCAAGTACTTGGGAGTTTTTTCAAATCTTGAAACAAGAGCAAATCGGGTCTACGATATG ATTAAAGAGAACTACATATGTTTGAGTAGAGCAGCAGCTAATAAGACTGCATCCTTCAAACCTACAGTTGCTTGGATGGAGTTCAATGAT GGTGTTTGGTCATTCACAAAAGAGACATACAAGTTAAAG TATGTTCAGGATGCTGGAGGAGCAAATATTGATGATTCCATTAACAAAGTGACATATAACATTTCCATACCAGATGACTTGGAGGAGTTTTACGCCATTTTGTGT ACTGTCGATGTGGTGATTGATGAAACCTATGTTCCTGATCCGGATGCTTATATGCTCTCGACCTTCCTCCAAAACACAAATTTGGAAGATAAGTCTTGCTTTGCATTTCTTGCAAATCAAAGCTTGTGGAGGTTCGACAAAAGAATTCAAAAATCAAGTGTTCTTG tGCAGGACTGGTATGATGGAGCCGTCTCTCAACCTCAATTGGTCCTAGCAGATTTAATTGAAGCTTTATCTCCATCCGGGAATTACACGACAACTTATATCAGAAATGTTGCTAAG GGTGAAGGAGTTATTAACATCAGTCCTGACATGTGCCAGAGGGAAAGTTCAACTGCTATGGATCCTGTAGTTATACCTTGCTAG